One segment of Fusarium oxysporum f. sp. lycopersici 4287 chromosome 7, whole genome shotgun sequence DNA contains the following:
- a CDS encoding hypothetical protein (At least one base has a quality score < 10), translating to MPIKSINISVGSHETKEVMVSLIQRDINFFSYTNPEERLAAIKEIFAPDIVWFDFDGSTHHGHDGLLIRSSILLDQLKGYSHRANGGASVCQNMATARWEVVPEDSEADYEPIPAIQGGDVLVVEDGKIKILWSYVDRYDEVLFPHLGQ from the coding sequence ATGccaatcaaatcaatcaaCATCTCCGTTGGAAGCCACGAAACTAAAGAGGTCATGGTCTCTCTTATACAGCGCGACATTAACTTCTTTTCCTACACCAACCCTGAAGAACGCCTCGCCGCTATCAAAGAGATATTCGCTCCCGACATCGTCTGGTTCGACTTTGACGGCTCTACACACCACGGCCATGATGGCTTGCTTATCCGATCATCTATTCTACTGGATCAGTTGAAGGGGTACTCGCATCGAGCTAATGGAGGCGCCAGTGTATGCCAGAATATGGCCACTGCACGTTGGGAGGTTGTCCCGGAGGATAGTGAGGCGGATTATGAGCCGATACCGGCCATTCAGGGTGGTGACGTGCTTGTCGTGGAGGACGGGAAAATCAAGATCTTGTGGTCGTATGTCGATAGATATGATGAGGTTCTGTTCCCTCATTTGGGACAGTGA
- a CDS encoding adenosine deaminase, translating into MEFAMPLEERLSLRQELIDSDDKFILDLPKVELHVHIEGTLTPELRWKLARRNNQTLKLERTGTVYTNLEQLRASYYIMEARPGHQIDNAEESFTFFEAYYGGFEVLVTEEDFYDLAMNYFEHVAGMNVRYCEPFFDPQGHTRRGVAFKTVMDGFRRAQEEAEQRLNVKSKWIMCFLRDMSPESAMETYDAVLPYRDMVVGIGLDSDENDRPPLMFEEVYKKARNDGFRITAHCDVGNKDAHKHIRQVVHDLGETGADRLDHGINAAQDPEIMRRIKERGIGMTLTPWGYLRHEPVDEIFPRIRILFDAGIPIAIGSDDPAYMEDTWILHDWLLVKKMCEFSNDDMAALAKSAIDMCWASDEVKEEMRRELKEVVAKHSI; encoded by the exons ATGGAGTTCGCCATGCCCCTCGAGGAGCGTCTGTCGCTCCGTCAAGAACTCATAGACTCGGACGACAAGTTCATCCTTGACCTTCCAAAAGTTGAACTCCACGTCCATATCGAAGGGACTTTAACTCCCGAGCTTCGCTGGAAACTTGCCAGGCGCAACAATCAGACCCTTAAGCTCGAGCGCACTGGCACTGTATACACCAATCTTGAGCAGCTCAGAGCCTCGTACTATATCATGGAGGCCCGTCCAGGTCATCAGATCGATAACGCGGAAGAGAGCTTCACCTTCTTTGAGGCTTACTATGGAGGGTTTGAAGTTCTTGTTACTGAAGAGGACTTTTATGACCTTGCGATGAATTATTTTGAGCATGTTGCTGGTATGAATGTGAGGTACTGTGAGCCGTTCTTTGATCCGCAGGGTCATACTCGCCGTGGAGTTGCGTTTAAGACTGTGATGGATGGCTTCCGTCGGGCGCAGGAAGAGGCCGAACAGCGATTGAAC GTCAAGTCGAAGTGGATCATGTGCTTCCTGCGCGACATGTCACCAGAATCAGCCATGGAGACCTACGATGCTGTTCTGCCCTACCGCGATATGGTCGTCGGAATCGGTCTTGATTCGGATGAGAACGATCGCCCTCCTCTGATGTTCGAAGAAGTATACAAGAAAGCCAGAAATGACGGCTTCCGCATTACTGCGCACTGCGATGTTGGGAACAAAGACGCGCATAAACATATCCGTCAAGTCGTCCATGACCTTGGTGAAACTGGCGCAGATCGTCTCGACCACGGCATCAACGCCGCACAGGATCCGGAAATCATGCGTCGCATCAAGGAAAGGGGCATTGGGATGACGCTCACGCCTTGGGGATATCTTCGCCACGAGCctgttgatgagatcttcCCCAGAATTCGTATCTTGTTCGACGCTGGTATTCCGATTGCTATCGGAAGTGATGATCCAGCTTATATGGAAGATACGTGGATCTTGCATGATTGGCttctggtcaagaagatgtGCGAGTTTAGTAATGATGATATGGCGGCCTTGGCGAAGAGTGCTATTGATATGTGCTGGGCTTCGGATgaggtgaaggaggagatgagAAGGGAGCTTAAGGAAGTTGTGGCGAAGCACTCAATATGA